From the Daucus carota subsp. sativus chromosome 8, DH1 v3.0, whole genome shotgun sequence genome, one window contains:
- the LOC108197635 gene encoding abscisic acid receptor PYL4: MTNQNPMQPLRPNNPLRPASSILLERMNTANAAVSRHTPTPRDGAQIPDSVALYHTHPLGPNQCCSAVIKHIDAPLATVWSVVRRFDNPQAYKHFLRSCHLLLGDGDVGTLREVHVVSGLPAENSTERLEILDEEQHVMSFSVIGGEHRLENYRSVTTLHPAASGNGTVVVESYVVDVPPGNTKEETRVFVDTILICNLKSLARIAQNLMQRN; encoded by the coding sequence ATGACAAATCAAAACCCTATGCAGCCACTTAGACCAAATAATCCTTTGAGGCCAGCTTCATCTATTTTGCTCGAAAGAATGAACACAGCTAACGCCGCCGTGAGCCGCCACACCCCCACCCCACGCGACGGCGCGCAAATCCCGGACTCGGTGGCGCTCTACCACACACACCCCCTGGGCCCCAACCAATGCTGCTCCGCCGTGATCAAACACATCGACGCGCCGCTCGCCACCGTCTGGTCCGTCGTGCGCCGCTTCGACAACCCGCAAGCGTACAAACACTTCCTCCGCAGCTGCCACCTCCTCCTCGGCGACGGCGACGTCGGGACTCTCCGGGAAGTCCACGTCGTCTCCGGCCTCCCCGCCGAGAACAGCACCGAGCGCCTCGAGATCCTCGACGAGGAACAGCACGTGATGAGCTTCAGCGTGATCGGCGGCGAGCACCGCCTCGAGAACTACCGGTCGGTGACGACGCTCCATCCGGCGGCATCGGGGAACGGGACGGTGGTCGTGGAGTCCTACGTTGTTGATGTTCCACCGGGGAACACAAAAGAAGAGACACGTGTCTTTGTCGACACCATACTTATCTGTAACCTCAAGTCTCTTGCGAGGATCGCTCAGAATCTAATGCAACGAAACTAA
- the LOC108197252 gene encoding uncharacterized protein At5g01610, translating into MDQVLNKVGSYWFSKKASKELSSVGDDFNSVSSSIEGGTKWLVNKIKGKMQKPLPELLKEYDLPVGIFPRDATNYEFNEETRKLTVYIPAICEVGYRDSSVLRFLTIVTGYLEKGKLADIEGIKTKVMIWTKVTCISCEGPKLQVTAGMKKTRKREAYEVLRDGIGVDKF; encoded by the exons ATGGATCAGGTGTTGAACAAGGTCGGATCATACTGGTTCAGTAAAAAAGCTTCCAAGGAGCTCAGTTCCGTTGGTGATGACTTTAac tctGTATCCAGCAGTATTGAAGGAGGAACAAAATGGCTGGTCAACAAAATCAAAG GGAAAATGCAAAAGCCACTACCAGAGCTGCTCAAGGAGTATGACCTGCCAGTAGGTATCTTTCCTCGTGATGCAACCAACTACGAGTTCAACGAGGAGACAAGAAAACTGACTGTCTACATACCTGCAATATGCGAAGTGGGTTACAGGGACTCATCAGTCTTGCGATTTCTCACTATTGTGACTGGATATTTGGAGAAAGGAAAGCTAGCTGATATAGAGGGAATTAAAACAAAAGTGATGATTTGGACAAAAGTAACTTGCATCTCTTGTGAAGGACCAAAGCTGCAAGTCACAGCTGGGATGAAGAAAACCAGAAAGAGAGAGGCTTATGAGGTTCTCAGAGATGGAATTGGCGTTGATAAATTCTAA
- the LOC108197241 gene encoding ferritin, chloroplastic, translated as MCSLASFSAIQEATHGALFSSNSKSLSSSSMMSSQAHFTTRMHLFPRKRAGVSVSASVEIDSGNSMPVSGLVFQPFEEVKNEAFVAPVAPQLSIARQRFADECESAINEQINVEYNNSYVYHAMFAYFDRDNIALKGLAKFFKDSSEEERTHAEMLMEYQNMRGGRVKLHSIMNPPSEFDNAEKGDALYAMELALSLEKLTNEKLLSLHNVADRCNDPQLADFIESKFLNEQVEAIKKIADYVSQLRRLGKGHGVWHFDQSLLQEAAV; from the exons ATGTGTTCTTTAGCATCATTTTCTGCCATTCAAGAAGCAACTCATGGAGCTCTGTTTAGCTCAAATTCCAAATCTTTATCATCTTCTAGCATGATGTCTTCTCAGGCTCATTTCACCACTAGAATGCATCTTTTTCCAAGAAAAAGAGCTGGAGTTTCGGTTTCGGCTTCGGTTGAAATTGACAGTGGGAATAGCATGCCAGTTAGTGGCTTGGTGTTCCAACCATTTGAAGAGGTGAAGAATGAGGCCTTTGTTGCTCCAGTTGCTCCTCAGCTTTCGATTGCTCGACAACGCTTTGCGGATGAATGTGAATCAGCAATCAATGAGCAAATCAA TGTGGAATACAATAACTCTTATGTGTACCATGCAATGTTTGCATACTTCGACAGGGACAACATTGCTCTCAAAGGACTTGCCAA ATTTTTCAAGGACTCAAGTGAAGAAGAAAGAACACATGCTGAGATGCTAATGGAATACCAG AACATGCGTGGTGGAAGAGTTAAATTGCACTCAATAATGAATCCCCCTAGCGAGTTTGACAATGCAGAGAAGGGCGATGCATTGTATG CCATGGAACTAGCATTATCTTTGGAGAAGCTGACAAATGAGAAACTTCTGAGCTTGCACAAT GTGGCTGACCGTTGCAATGATCCTCAATTGGCAGACTTTATTGAGAGCAAATTTCTTAATGAGCAG GTTGAAGCTATAAAGAAAATAGCTGATTATGTCAGTCAGTTGAGGAGGCTCGGAAAAGGACACG GTGTGTGGCACTTTGACCAGAGTCTCTTACAGGAGGCAGCAGTATAA